The sequence GACGCCGCCCCCGGTCGAGCCCGGCGAGGCCCCGACGAACATCAGGCTCATGAGGATGACGAGCGTCGCATCCCCCAGCCCCGCCGTCGGCACTGTGTTGAAGCCCGCCGTGCGGGCGGTGACCGAGAGGAAGATCGCCTCGAGGAGCCCGGCGCCCTCTCCCCCCGCCATTCCGCCGTTGCGGAATGCCACCCAGAAGAGAAAAGCCCCCGCGGCCAGAAGAAACGCCGTCATGGCGAGGACCATGCGCGAGTGCAGCGAGAGCGAGACCTGCCCGCCGCCATCCGCCCCCTCCGCTCCGGAATCGCCCGTTCCCCAAAGGCGCGCCAGTTTCCGGCGAAACAGATGCCGCAGCTCGGTGAGGGTCAAAAAGCCGAGCCCGCCCGACACGATAAGCACCACCAGCACGATGTTCACCGGCATGTCCGTGCGCCAGCCCTCGAAGCTGTCCGCCTGAAGGGCGAAGCCCGCGTTGCAGAACGCCGAGACGGAATGGAAGACCGCCTTTTTCAGCGCCTCCCACGGCGGAAGCGTTCGCCGGAAGAGCACATAAAAGATCGCCGCCCCCACCCCCTCGAACACCGCCGTCAGCCAGAGCACCGAGCGGACCAGCTGGACGGGCCGCCACTCTCTCCCGCCGAGCGCGCCGAGCGTCTCGCGCAGCACCGAGCGGTGCCCGAAGGGAAGGGACTGGCCCGCCATGAGAAAGGCCAGCGAGGTGAACGTCATCAGGCCGAGCCCGCCCAATTGAATCAGGATGAGCAGCACCACCTGGCCCGCCGGAGTCAGCTCCCTCCCCACGTCGACGATGGAGAGGCCCGTCACGCAAACGGCCGATGTCGCCATGAACAGGGCCTGGGAGATGGGCAGGCCGCCCTGCCGTGTGGCGAGAGGCAAGGTGAAAAAGATCGTCCCCGCCCCGATGAGCAGGAGGAACGATCCCAGGATCACAAGAAAGGGCTGCTCCCGAAGACGAATATCTGCGAGCCTCAACATATCCCCTCTGTGCGGACGATGGCCGGGCTTTTCAAGCGGCCCCCATATACCATCCTACCTTGTGGCCCGAATTTCAAGATGAGAAGATACCGTAGCTCCAGAAGCCGCCGGCTATTGCAGCCCCGTGGAAAGGACCGGATCCGATGTCCCGCCGGAACGAAGTCGAAATCACCTATACGCACTGCGTCCACTGAGCGTGGTGTTTTATCGCAACCGGTCGGTTGCGGGAGCTGGCCGCCGCCGTCGGCGAGCCGCTCCGGATCAAATACCGCTCCTTTCTCCTCTCGCCCCAGCCCGATCCGCGCCCGATGCGCAAGGAGCAGATCATGAGCCACTGGAGAATGGCCCGGTCCGCCCCCGGCGGGGAGGAGCTCAACCCCGAGTTGATGGAGAGGCGCGATTTCCCCTACCCCTACTCGACCCCGGCCTCCCTCGCCATCAAGGCCTTCGCCCTGCAGCAGCCCGAGCGGGAGGGGGACTTCATCGAAGCCGTCGAGCGCGCCCATCTGGTAGCGTGTCTCAACATCGCCGACCTTGAAGTGCTCGCCGGATTGGGTGAAAAATTGGGTGCGGATAGGGCGATGCTCCGCGACATGGCGGCGGACCCCGCTATCGAGCGCGCCGTCGTGGACGATCACAACGCGGCGATCGAGTGCGGAATCTACTCGACGCCCACGCTGGAGTTCTCCGCCGGGCCCCGTATCGTGGGCGCCCAGCCACTGGAACACTTCATCAGCGCCTATCGCCAGGCGACAGGAGAGCTTCCGGGTGCGGACCCCGGTTTCTTGAACAACAACTGAGAAGGAAGAGCAAAGATGACCGCAGATCTCCTCATCTCGAACGCCCAGATCGTCACCCCGCAGGGAACCTACCCGGGCCACATCTACATCGAGGGCGGCCGCATCTCCGCCATCACCCAGGAGAAGGCGATGTCCGCCACACGCGAGATCGACGCGGGCGGGCGCCACGTGCTTCCCGGCATGGTAGACGAGCACGTGCACATGATGGACCCGGGCTTCACCGATCGGGAGGACTGGACCGAGGGAACGCGGGCCTGCGCCCGTGGCGGCATCACCACCTGCATCGATCACCACCGGAGCGAGCCGCTCGTTTACACGCGGAAGCTACTCGAGGAGAAGACCGACTACATCAATTCGCGGGCGGTCGTCGACTTCGGCCAGCTCGGCGGCCTCGACCTGGACAATCTCGAGCACCTGCGCCCGATGTGGGAGGGCGGCGCCCTCGGCTTCAAGGGCTTCATGTGCGAGCTGCACGGGGTGCCCGATCTGTCCGAGGGCGTACTGCTGGACATCATGCGCGAGGCGCGGACCTTCGGCGGCACCGTGATGCTCCACTGCGAGAGCGACAGCATCCTCAAAAAGGCCAAGGCCAAGATCGACGCTGAAAAGCGCACCGACTACATGTGCATCTACGAATGGCGGAACCCCGAGAGCGAGTACGTCGCCACCCTCGACGCCATCGCCCTAGCGGAACTCACGGGCTGCACCGTGCTCATCGCACATGTGAGCCAGCCCCTCCTCCTCGAGGCCGTCCAGCAAGCCAAACTGCGCGGGGTGCCCGTCTTCGCGGAAAGCTGCCCCCAGTACTTCTACTTCGAC is a genomic window of bacterium containing:
- a CDS encoding DsbA family protein — its product is MATGRLRELAAAVGEPLRIKYRSFLLSPQPDPRPMRKEQIMSHWRMARSAPGGEELNPELMERRDFPYPYSTPASLAIKAFALQQPEREGDFIEAVERAHLVACLNIADLEVLAGLGEKLGADRAMLRDMAADPAIERAVVDDHNAAIECGIYSTPTLEFSAGPRIVGAQPLEHFISAYRQATGELPGADPGFLNNN
- a CDS encoding amidohydrolase family protein, whose protein sequence is MTADLLISNAQIVTPQGTYPGHIYIEGGRISAITQEKAMSATREIDAGGRHVLPGMVDEHVHMMDPGFTDREDWTEGTRACARGGITTCIDHHRSEPLVYTRKLLEEKTDYINSRAVVDFGQLGGLDLDNLEHLRPMWEGGALGFKGFMCELHGVPDLSEGVLLDIMREARTFGGTVMLHCESDSILKKAKAKIDAEKRTDYMCIYEWRNPESEYVATLDAIALAELTGCTVLIAHVSQPLLLEAVQQAKLRGVPVFAESCPQYFYFDHSHLKERGPFLKFTPVIRTAEVRDGMRRALGTGLVDTIGTDHCPYPR